A genome region from Archaeoglobus fulgidus DSM 4304 includes the following:
- a CDS encoding right-handed parallel beta-helix repeat-containing protein: MRLLFVMLILLAATPQVSAATLRVCGQCDFTTISDAIAASTNGDTILIESGIYRENLVIQKSLRILGDGAVIEPEFRHLPVISVFGVDSFSLEGVEIKNGSVGMEIRFVNNLSIKKSSFFNNFEGIKAFSIGSGRLEGLSFSGFFTGVSLEDSSLEIENSSFEGGAIAIAAESSRGVKLRNLEINTSNGIELNGGEENLIENCRFDGDAFIHAMSESRLIVGKNDVRGVYAVDDASLSNTYVFDGVNVSGENFQISVVNLKMPDGFVQYGSILNVTINPSIYDGKGSVYFELNLEESEDFEKTLAIYRFDGAQLKLASDYYNGSEFMPLSYSSNESGVFVLAASKGAPIPHPHLPEKPTPGFEALATIIAIAVTIALRRRV, translated from the coding sequence ATGAGGCTTCTTTTCGTCATGCTGATACTGCTTGCAGCAACACCGCAGGTATCGGCTGCAACCCTAAGGGTTTGCGGTCAGTGCGATTTTACAACAATCAGCGATGCAATAGCAGCCTCAACCAACGGCGATACAATTTTAATCGAATCGGGCATTTACAGAGAAAATTTAGTAATACAGAAGTCGCTGAGGATTTTGGGGGATGGCGCAGTTATCGAGCCTGAGTTCAGACATCTTCCAGTAATATCGGTTTTCGGCGTTGACAGCTTCTCCCTTGAGGGTGTGGAAATCAAAAACGGGAGCGTTGGAATGGAGATCAGATTCGTAAACAACCTTTCAATAAAGAAATCCAGCTTTTTTAATAACTTTGAAGGAATTAAAGCCTTCAGTATTGGCAGTGGGAGGCTTGAAGGGCTCTCCTTCAGCGGATTTTTCACTGGGGTGAGCTTGGAGGACTCGTCCTTGGAAATTGAAAACAGCAGTTTTGAGGGCGGAGCAATAGCCATTGCTGCGGAGTCCTCAAGAGGTGTTAAGCTGAGAAATCTTGAAATCAACACAAGTAATGGGATTGAGCTGAACGGAGGGGAGGAAAATCTAATTGAAAATTGCAGGTTCGATGGAGATGCTTTCATCCATGCCATGTCAGAAAGCAGGCTGATTGTGGGCAAAAATGATGTGAGGGGAGTGTATGCTGTTGACGATGCCTCTCTAAGCAACACATACGTTTTTGATGGCGTCAATGTTTCGGGAGAGAACTTCCAGATTTCCGTTGTCAATTTAAAGATGCCCGATGGGTTTGTTCAGTATGGCAGCATCCTGAATGTTACAATCAATCCCAGCATTTACGATGGTAAGGGATCGGTGTATTTTGAGCTTAACTTGGAGGAGTCTGAGGATTTTGAAAAGACCTTAGCTATATACCGCTTTGATGGAGCTCAACTGAAGCTGGCTTCAGATTACTACAACGGCAGTGAGTTCATGCCCCTCAGCTACAGCTCAAACGAGAGTGGAGTTTTCGTTCTCGCTGCAAGCAAAGGTGCCCCTATTCCCCATCCCCATCTTCCCGAAAAGCCCACTCCGGGATTTGAAGCTCTCGCTACAATCATCGCCATTGCCGTAACCATTGCACTGAGGAGGAGAGTTTGA
- a CDS encoding IS481-like element ISA0963-3 family transposase — protein MRKLTNKKIRWIIRQLDKGAPVKEIAAVMRVTPRRIYQLKKQYEETGQIPELKQPGRKPKEIDEETEKIILQAYKKYRLSPVPLEKLIERDYGIHISHNTIYKVLLKHGLVEENMSKKKRRKWVRYERTHSMSLWQGDWKRLGEKWIIAFMDDASRFITCYGVFDSATTENTIRVLKVGFREYGIPDEILTDHGTQFVAAKSREKAKHRFREFLAENGVRHVLARINHPQTNGKIERFFGLMEQKIHLFDSLDEFIYWYNYVKPHMSLNFDELETPYQAFLRKLPAERVFEYGRWLFEE, from the coding sequence GTGAGAAAACTAACGAACAAAAAGATCAGGTGGATAATCAGACAGCTTGACAAGGGAGCTCCAGTAAAGGAAATAGCCGCTGTGATGAGAGTTACACCAAGAAGAATCTACCAGCTTAAAAAACAATATGAGGAAACTGGCCAGATTCCAGAACTGAAACAACCGGGAAGAAAGCCCAAGGAAATAGACGAGGAAACAGAAAAAATAATCCTGCAAGCTTACAAAAAATACAGACTCAGCCCAGTACCTCTTGAAAAGCTGATAGAAAGGGATTACGGCATCCACATCTCCCATAATACAATCTACAAAGTTTTACTCAAACACGGTTTGGTGGAGGAGAACATGAGCAAGAAGAAACGAAGGAAATGGGTTAGATACGAAAGAACCCACTCAATGTCTTTATGGCAGGGAGACTGGAAGAGGCTTGGAGAGAAATGGATTATAGCCTTCATGGATGATGCTTCCCGCTTTATTACTTGTTACGGAGTCTTCGATTCAGCTACGACTGAGAACACGATTAGAGTCCTGAAAGTGGGATTCAGGGAGTATGGCATTCCGGATGAGATCCTCACAGATCACGGAACTCAGTTTGTTGCAGCTAAAAGCAGAGAGAAGGCCAAGCATAGATTCAGGGAGTTTTTGGCCGAGAATGGAGTAAGGCATGTTCTTGCCAGAATAAACCATCCACAAACGAATGGAAAGATAGAGAGGTTCTTTGGTTTGATGGAGCAGAAGATCCATCTGTTTGATTCTTTGGATGAGTTCATTTATTGGTACAATTACGTTAAGCCTCACATGAGCCTGAATTTCGACGAATTGGAGACTCCCTATCAGGCCTTTTTGAGGAAGCTACCTGCTGAAAGGGTGTTTGAGTACGGGAGGTGGTTGTTTGAGGAGTGA